In the genome of Etheostoma cragini isolate CJK2018 chromosome 5, CSU_Ecrag_1.0, whole genome shotgun sequence, the window ctaaatGATTTGGATGAAACTAACTATTTAACCAATGTGCATAttcaaaatatgcaaatgaactCTTGGACATGGATTATGGATGGATTAATTTTTTTAGATAACTACGTAAAATGATAAACATGTTTtgagaaactgtatttgaagaatactttgagtttttagtgtcacttttatgaaggGTGCGGTGGGacttatttagatttaacatttagatttaacatttagatttaatatttagatttacatttaaatttaacatttagatttaacatttagatttaatgtTTAGAATAACATTTAGAGTTTcgtttaacatttaaattgacCATTTTACCAGCTTTAACagttaggtgtaacatttaatattttgatttaactatttaaaatatctctaagttgacaaatattgctGTAAAAGTGCAAAAAAGTGACCCTACAAAAGTCATActagttttttaaacattgtttgaagctaaatgtgacaaaatgttgctgttattttcagcatgAGCTGCTTTACAAACGGCACACCATAGTTTGGTCTATaaagtgtcagaaaatggtaaaaaaaaagaaaaaagaatgaggtATGTACCATTTTGTACAAACCTCATGTTTGCtgcacaactcaaagatattcagttaactTCAGTGGTCTctgtctattcttgataatgaTATTGTGCtaacaaaaaagaatttaaaaagggGGAAGGCTGTTGCTTGGCAACTGCTATGAATCCCCTGAGAGGTCTATCTCTGACATGGAGGGAGGATCTAATGTGCTTTATGTCTGCAGTCAATCTACCCGCCATCACCTTTGTTTGTTGTCTCCActtcctgtatgtgtgtgtgtgtgtatatacatatatatatatatatatatatatatatatatatatatatatatatatatatatatatatatatatatatatatatatatatatatactgtattaatatGGGCATCTTCAATTTAGCACTCATCTCATAGCATTCTCTTACATGTAATGCCACAATCAGAAAGAGAGATGTTATCAGTTTTATTATAAGAGGCATTAAAAACCATACACAACACAGGGTGCTTTGTTTTGCGAATTGTGTATAATCTGTAGTTTTCTGACACAGGGATTTAGTCATTAAtaatatctttctttttctctgaagACGAATTTCATTTAAGGGTGCATTATCAGAGGCAGAGGTGCGAGACAGCAGTGTGGAGTTGCTGCAAAGCTACTTAACCAGCATCATTGAATCAATTGTGGGATCTGTCGATCAGTGTCCTCCTGTCATGAGAGTGGCCTTCAAACAGCTACACAAGAGAGTAGAGGAGCAATTCTCTGAGCCTGAGAACGAGGTCAGTCTAAAGCATAACCCATAGAAGTAAAACACTGTTTTATTGCAATTTGATGCTTCTGCAATGCGTGTGTTTTTAGAGATTTTAAAATGTGGACATTATGTGTTTTGTATTCAGCTACATCTGTGTACTTAATTTCTACAGGATGTGAAATATCTGGCTATCAGTGGATTCTTTTTCCTGCGTTTCTTTGCTCCTGCAATCCTCACACCTAAATTGTTCCAGTTGAGGGATCAGCACGCTGATACGCGCACAAGCAGAACACTGCTACTGTTGGCAAAGGTACAATTCACAGCACAGACATACCCACAGACACTGCCAAGAATAACTTGTTTCCAGACATCAAATGGATGCACAAGATGCAGGGCCACATGCTGGTTGTCTGCAGTGAGGAATTTTATTTGCGAGTGTTAAACTTATAAATATGAAGCAGGAATGCAACATATCATTTTTATACTCTATGTGCTGGCCGCAGTGCTTTTCTATGCAATAATACCCAAAACCATCAGATAAAGCACATCTTGTAATGTAATTATATTATGCTTCAGTCAGCAATATGTTTTCTCCCACAGTAACTTTTACGTCAAAATAAAACCGTACGTCCTGGAGATTTAAATGGTAAactataacatacagtatgtaaaatcAATAATGCTGTAAAAATATCCTGTTCTCTTTTCCTATAACTCTGTTAGTGTCCTTGAGGCTGGATTTCATTCATTATGTAGAAGACACAATTTGTTACTACCTAAGCTCATACACAGCACATCTGAACAGTGGATTGCTTCACCAACAAGTATGCAGTAGTTTTCAGTGTAATTGTTTGCCGAAAACATTTATCAATACCCTCTAACATTATGCCCCTCTTAAACATCCTATTTCATTTGAAAGTAGATCAAATTACAAAAGAAGACACAattgaaaaacatttccttGTGATTGGCAGGACAAGTGTCTGGTAGGACATAACTGAGCTCACCATGCTTTTTAATGGAAGGGAGTCCCGACTGCTAACATAAACACCCTTGATCTTGTTAATGGTCATGGTCACATATTAGAAGGAAAGTGAAACAATGTTGTTCTCCCACGTATTGGTTATGTGgttgctgtccatggtgctgaagtgCTGTTGCCATGGGTCCTCTACAGAGAAAGGGAACAGGCTATTTTTACCTCTGTGTGTTCTGCAACCAGACTGCGGTTCAAAGGCGAGCATCAGAGAGGGACTTCCTCCTCGCCCTAGGCCAGGTGTGGGCCGCACAGAGGGTCTCACAGCATGCTTGGCCTCAGGGACCCTTTTGATCCCCGACTTTGAGATGCGCAATCAATTACACTGAGTTCTGTCAGTTACTGAGGATTTTGATGTCCTGAAGATGTGAGTGTTGAGTGGACATTGTGTCTTGGTCTTTCACCAGGCATTGCAAAGTGTCGGGAACTTGGGGCTTCAGCTGGGTCACGGAAAGGAGCAGTGGATGGCGCCTCTTCACCCCATCATCCTACGCAGTGTGGCCTCTGTCAAAGACTTTCTGGACAAGTTGATCGACATAGATCATGACATTGGTAAGGCTGACAATAGTGAACACATCGCTGAACTTATAAAGAAAACCGGTCATGCTGTTGAGCTAATCAGCCACAGGCCAGCTGCTAGCGTAGCGGCTCCCAGCTGATATCAGGATTAAGCAAAACAATACTGCAGTAGTGAAATATTTATTACTAGCTAGAAGCCTAGAAATAAGACGAAGTAGTTGGCGGGGAGCTGGAGTGCGAAGCCAAAGGCGTTTTTACATGCCACACTGGTTACCCAACAGGTCTTGCTGTCAAGTGTCAGTGATACTGTTGCGAGActtctttcctctttgatatgttcctgtacaacacacacactcttttctcTTAAAGGCCAGTTTGACATTTAAGGCTACTCAGGTGGATTTGTTGGACAGAAGTGGATgcttttttattcttcattgAAGTCTCCTTCACGTGGTGATGAAGGAGGCTGAGGTGCCATCAATAACAAAGTGCTGAAAATTAAGACTTGTACAGtagtttcacaataaaacactcTGTTTATTGTCGCAGCACCACCTTGTGTCTACATGGTTGAACATGCCATTACATGTGCATTGCAAAGTTTTTCTGTACAGTCcattctttgtttaaaactCTTTTTACTCCATCCTGCAGTGTCTGAGGTGCCACAAAGGGCTGTGTTCATGCCCTCAGTCACAGTTAAAGAGGGGTACCTCCACAAACACAAGGCAGAGGGACCTCAACTGCTATCCCGCTTTGCCTTTAAGAAACGCTACTTCTGGCTGACTAGTGAAACGCTGTCCTACGCCAAGACGTCTGATTGGCAGGTTGGTACTGTACTAGTGGCTAATACTATTCTATTATTTTGATTCTACTTTACTAGCCATGTTGGTAACCAGCCACTGTTTCAGATGTTTATCATTTGGCTCAGAAGTCTTCTACTGGGACATCTAgatcaaaacacaaataatgtcTGTCTATAAATGCctatttcttctctttgtcttaTATACAAGCCAAAAATAGAGGGAGTATACTTTGAATCAAAGTCATGTAAAAGTGGCTCATCCATTATTAGAAGCTGGTATGCCCtctgatgaaatgaaatggattaCTCAATCGTTGAAGGGCGTTTATGAACTTTTCATAAAAAGAGGAAGCATTTCAGTCATCCCCATCTCGCTTGTATTGTACTTGTGTTGATCTCCTTGTGAGAACATCATTAGTGTTGATACCATGTGGTCCTTAACCATGTGATAATTATCTCCtctcatgagagagagagagagggagagagagaaaaaccagTCTGTCTTTGAGCCAGTCTCGTCTTTGTGTGACAGGAATAAAGGCGAGGGGTAATTGAAATCTGTGGATATTCATGCTTACATTGCAGATCAGATGGCAGACAATATCCTGGCCCCCTTTGTGTTCGAGCACTCCAGTTTTAGTAAAGTGAGCTCCAATTGGAAGTGGCTGATTTACACTTTAAAGCGGCCTTTCCTAGGATGCTGATCTcatctccacttcctccttGTATTTTTCTCCTTCTCGCCTAATGTGTGCAAAATATTTCTGTGTTAGACACTGATCTAATAATTTGCTCTGTGATCAAATGtcagttgtatttttaaattaaacctcTGTGTACATGATCTAGGGTGAAAAAGCACGATGCATCCATAGCGGCCTGCACACTTGTATTAATTGGTGTGCTGTTTGTGGCTTAATTGTTGCAGGTGCGCTCCTCGATCCCTATTCAGTGCGTGTGCGCCGTGGAGAGGGTGGATGAAAATGCCTTTCAGCAGCAGAATGTAATGCAGGTCATCACCCAGGACAACGACGGGCAGCTGCACACCATGTACATCCAGTGCAAGGTGCATTGGTACTGACACCAGTCAGTCGCCAACAAAGTGCTTTCCTTTTTCCAGTTCCAATttcaggaaaatgttttttgttggatCAGCACAGACATAAACTTACTTAATTTTACAACTAGTTTTCtgaattagaattttttttttcttcacaataaGTTACACCCAAACggggaatttgccttggtgactggtgcatacataaacaaacaagcacattaaacattaatatgaaatatgcAATATATACAGAAACATGCGTACAAAATATCTTACTAATAATTAATACCTTTATAAGATAAAGGAGGCTGGATGGGTTGAGtgaagaatgtttttttactgtaaaaatagatttattttaacatttaattgatAGATTAAGAAGATTAGGCATAAACATTGTACAACTTAATTTAGTTGATGAAGGATTATAATTTATGGATAGCAACATTTGTTCCTGATTTGATTTCAGAATGACTCCAGTAGACCACCAAATGAATGGTTGatgttatgtttgtgtctgtttagaATGTGAACGAGCTGAACCAGTGGCTGTCAGCCATCAGAAAAGTCAGCATCTACAATGAGCGCATGCTGCCCTCTTTCCACCCAGGGGCTCATCGCAGCGGCAAGTGGACCTGCTGCCTGCAGGCGGGCCGTGCTGGTAATCCTGCTTTTATTACTTATGATAGCTGATCAAACTTTAAAAGCCTTCCATTAGGAATTAGGATGCGGGTTAAATGTCTAACCTAATATTTAAACTATGCCATGGACTCCCCCAGAAGGATCATCAGGAATTGACAGCATCTCAGCGCATAAGCAgtattatccatcaacatgcaTTACTTCAGTCCTTAGCTGGTTTCAAAGATTGAATATGCTTCTTGCGATTTAATGACTTCACCCTCAATTTGTAGCTGTCATGTTCTTGTAGCGTCATTGGTTAAGAGTTCTGAGAATCACAGTGCAATTTTCTTGGCCAATTCCATTTAATCAATGTCTGAAAGCTACATCTGATGACTTTTCACATGTTGCTTTCCACAGTCCTTACCAACAGAATCGTACCCAGGCCACACATAACTCATGTGTTTCTTGGGTCATAGGCCTACCAGATTTGGGGGTTAGCTTGCCACCGAGTTATTTAAACTCTATTTTACACACTTGTAGTACTCTGAGACCGCCATCAAATTGTCAAGGTTGAAGAATAGGTTATGAGGTCCACATGTGAAGCGCTGCTGTTGACTAAAATGTTGGCTCTCAGTTACAGGCTGCAGTAGAACCCACTCAGCTGTGACCCTGGGTGACTGGAGTGACCCGCTGGATCCCGACGTAGAAACTCAGACCATTTACAAGCAGCTCCTCCAGGGCAGAGACAAACTCAGGTCGGTGGAGTAAATGTCCCCAGCTTGGCTGCAGTTCATTAATTGTACACTAGAGGTCAACGTTGCAACACATGagtgctctgctctgctcttaTCTGCTGCTGATTAACTGTCACTCAACCCcccctcgcccccccccccccaaaagaaaagagataatCAACGGgaccaaaatgaaaagaattgagaataaaaatagcaattcaaaTCCTCTCATTGTGTTTAAGAGCAATTTACCACACAACTGTTGAACAAGCAGAGCATAAACTCATCTCATCTCAGTCAGGCTGTACCGGACTCTCTTAGGAATTtattcaaatataatttttttttttttaacatttttgagttttgtcggaattgtcagaaataacaggcAAATTCATCAATTTCTGTCAAATGAGGTAACACAGACTTATTGCCTTTACTGTACAAAAAAAGGCCCATTCTGAGCATTTGAAGACAAAGCAACTTCTGGAGAATAGTCAGTGATCATATGATTATTGTTTCTGACCGATATGACAGGAAAAAATATCTGGAGATGCCAGAAGCTGATCAGACGTCCAGCAATAACGAAAATAACTGTGATGCTCACCCAGGTGAGGCTGCAGTCATGCATCCAAACAGTACATTTTCTGCCATGGAGGGACCCCTcgtattattgttgtttttgttattattatcatctaATTTTGTCTGATAGCATTGTACACTTTCTGCCTCACAGATGGTGCAGAATGCAATGTTCCGCTGTCGAAGCCAGGTCAGAGCGTTGCTGCTCGGCTGTTGGCGGTGATAGAGGATCTGGAGATGGCTCACGCCACTTTCCAACGCAGAGAAATAGAGGAAGGCACCAGTGTCATTCTGAATCCCTAGCCTTGACACAGACTGGGATCCACAAATAATGCCTGAACAGAAGTGGGGCCCCGGCATCCTGTACCAACACAAGCAGATCAGAAAGTCACTCTCTCGATTGCAATAGAGACAAAGTGGCCACAGTGTGCAACCTCTTTCAGCTTTTTAGTACGCTTCCCGTTGTAAAGGGAAGAGGGAATTCTACTACTTTGAATCTTTTTGTATTCTCTAAAGTGCCACCGACTTTAACAGCGCCGGGGAGAGATTATGATACTCGGTGATAAATGGGTAGAGGGACTTTGAAGCACGATCTGACTtgatatgttttttatgtagATAACAAGCAATCTCTTGCATGGCCTGCATTCACCCACTtgttgtgaaatgtgaaaaaaagaagcttttatATTTTGAGATACTGTATATGGCCTCA includes:
- the LOC117944836 gene encoding rasGAP-activating-like protein 1 isoform X1 gives rise to the protein MAKNTSLYFRIVEGRNLPAKDVSGTSDPYCIVKVDNEVVARTATVWKNLSPFWGEEYTLHLPMGFHSLSFHVMDEDTIGYDDVIGKITLSKEAIGSQAKGLDCWLNLTRVDPDEEVQGEIHLSLELLKNADKINLRCQVIEARDLAPRDISGTSDPFTRVIFNNHSAETSIIKKTRFPHWAETLELELDPEELSEEGTVTVEVWDWDMVGKNDFLGKVEIPFACLHKTPLLEGWFRLLPLGNNEVDAGGKLGALRLKVRLVEDRILPSVYYQPLIHLLVESVISPTEVEDSSALTMLEEVNTVESRQDVAMTLVKIYLGQGLVVPFLDYLNTREVNHTTDPNTLFRSNSLSSKAMEQFMKAVGMLYLHEVLKPVINRIFDEKKYIELDPCKIDLNRTRRISFKGALSEAEVRDSSVELLQSYLTSIIESIVGSVDQCPPVMRVAFKQLHKRVEEQFSEPENEDVKYLAISGFFFLRFFAPAILTPKLFQLRDQHADTRTSRTLLLLAKALQSVGNLGLQLGHGKEQWMAPLHPIILRSVASVKDFLDKLIDIDHDIVSEVPQRAVFMPSVTVKEGYLHKHKAEGPQLLSRFAFKKRYFWLTSETLSYAKTSDWQVRSSIPIQCVCAVERVDENAFQQQNVMQVITQDNDGQLHTMYIQCKNVNELNQWLSAIRKVSIYNERMLPSFHPGAHRSGKWTCCLQAGRAVTGCSRTHSAVTLGDWSDPLDPDVETQTIYKQLLQGRDKLRKKYLEMPEADQTSSNNENNCDAHPDGAECNVPLSKPGQSVAARLLAVIEDLEMAHATFQRREIEEGTSVILNP